In Novosphingobium sp. RL4, the sequence AAGCTGGGCGTGAAGCTCACCAAGCTCTCGAAGAAGCAGGCCGACTATATCGGCGTGCCGGAAGCAGGGCCGTTCAAGCCGGACCACTACCGCTACTGATTTGCTTGGTCGGGAATGCCCATCCGGGCATTCCCGATGCGGCACCGGCCCGCTCCCTCACCTGACCTTCCACGAGTGAACCCTTGATGGGAGGTCGGGTGAGGGAGCGGGCCGGTGCCGCAAGTTCGTCACGGATGTGACGAGCGCACCGACAATGGTGGTCTCCCCATTGTGTTTAACGCGTCCCCGCATCATAGCCGTTGGTGAATGGACCAGGATCGCCTCGTACCCCTCCTGATCGGTCTTCTGCTCGCTGTCTGGATGCTGGCGGCGGCCTGGGCCGTGCTCTCCGCGCGCAGCCGGCAGAAGCGGGCCGAGAACCAGCTTCGTTCCGCGCGCCGGCTCGGCCGCATGGTCGAGGAATCGCCCGCCCTGCCGCTGCTCGTCCGTTCCGACGGCAGGATCGAGGCCAGCCCGCGCCTGGCGCAGTGGCTCGGACTGGACGGGGTGCCACAGTTCCTTTCCGAACTTGATACCGGCGAACGCGGCCTTCCGGCGGAAAAGCTGGAAGAACTGACAGAAGCGGTTCGCCGCACCCAGAAGACCGCCGCACCTTTCCGCATGGTCCTTACGCCGCGCGGGTCCACCCGTTCGCTGGCGCTGCGCGGCCATCTCGCCGATCCGCAGGTCTCGCCGGGCGGCGCTGCGCTGGTCTGGGTCTTCGATTTTTCCGACAGCGAGACCGAACTTACCCGATTGCGTGACGAAGCCTCACGGGCGAGGGGGGACTTCACTGCGCTGGTCTCCCTGATCGAGGCTGCGCCGATGCCGATGTGGTTCCGCCGCCCGGATGGCGAGCTGCAACTGGTCAACTCCGCTTATGTCGCCGCCGTGGGCGGGGACAGTGCGCAAGGCGTGGTCGCCAGCGGCACCGAGCTGATCGAGAACGTCGACGGGCTCACCCCCGCGCAGGTCGCCCGCGTCGCTGCCGAAAAGGGTGCGCCGATCCAGCGCATCGTCTCCACCACGATCAACGGCCAGCGCCGCGCCATGCGCGTCAGCGACCTGCCGCTCGGCGAAGACGGGGTGGCGGGCTATGCCGTGGATATCGAAGACCTTGAGGAAATGTCGCGCTCGTTCCGCGCGTTCCGCGAGGCGCAGCGCGGCCTGCTTGACCAGCTTTCTGCCGGTGTCGCCCAGTTCGACGCCAAGAAGCGGCTGACTTTTGCCAACCAGCCGTTCCAGCGCCTGTTCAAGCTTTCGGCACACACCATGCAGGATTTGCCCGCGTTTGAGCGTCTGCTCGATGCCGCGCGCGATGCCGGGCGCGTGCCCGAAGCGCGCGATTTCCCCGCCTGGCGGCGGGAGAAGGCCGCCTGGTTCGCCTCTGGGGATGCGAGCGAGGAGGCCTGGACCCTGGCGGATGGCACTCATCTGCGCATCGTTGCCCAGCCGGTGCCGGACGGCGGGCTCATGCTGATCGCTGAGGATCGCACCGAGCAACTGCGTCTTTCCGCCGTGCGCGACACCCTGCTGCGGACGCGCACCGCCACGTTCGACAGTCTGTTCGAATCGATCGCGGTGTTCGCGCCGGACGGGCGGATGCAAATCTGGAATCGCCGCTTCGCCGCCGACTGGGGGCTGGACAGCGATTTCCTAGACACGCACCCGCACATGCAGGATCTGCTCAAGAAGATCGCGCCGCGCCTCAAGCGCCCGGCGGAGGCGGAGACGGTCGGCGGCGTGGTGCGCACCGCGACGCTGGACCGCGCGCAGAAGGGCGGCCGCATCGCGCTTGCCGATGGCCGCATGCTGGAATTCGCGGGCGTGCCGCTGCCCGACGGTAACGGGCTGCTCGCCGTGCTCGACATTACCGATTCCCAGAAGGCCGAGGCCGCGCTTCGCGAAAGCAATGCCGCGCTGATCGAGGCGGACACGATAAAGACCCGTTTCCTTGCCAAGATGAGCTACGAATTGCGCACGCCGCTGACATCGATCGGCGGTTTTGCCGAACTGCTGGAGGCGGGCGTCGGCGGCGACCTTTCCGACAGCGGGCGCGAATATGTCGGCGCGATCCTGACTTCGGTGGAACAGCTTGGCGATCACATCGACAGCCTGCTGGACCTGTCGCAGGGTGAGGCCGGGCTGCTTCCGCTCAAGAAAGAGGAAATCGACCCCATGCCCTTCATCCGCTCCGTGGTGGAGGAGCGCGCCTCGCGGCTCCAGAAGGCGGGGCTGGTACTGGATCTTCAGGCCAGCGGATTGCTGCGGCCGATTTCCGGTGATCGCAAGCGACTTGCTCGCGCGGTCGGGCATCTCGTGGACAATGCCATTGCCGCCTCGCGCCGGGGGCAGCGCGTGCTCGTGCAACTCGGCCGCCGCAAATCGGGCGACGGGGAGTGGCTCCAGATTCTGGTGCAGGACCAGGGCGAGGGCATGGATACCCGCAGCGTCGCCCTTGCGCTTGACGGCATGAAGACGAGTGCCGACGGCAAGTCGGTGGAGCGCAGCCAGGGTCTGGGCCTGCCGCTTGCGCGTCAATTGGTGGAAGCGCATGGCGGCGCGCTGCGCCTCGTTTCCGAACCGGGCAAGGGGACCAGCGCCCTGGTGGAGCTTCCGTGAAGATCGCATTGCCCGACCTCGCCGCGATGGAGCGTTTCGGCCGCGCCATCGCCGAACAGCTTCGCCCTGATGACGTGGTGGCGCTGACCGGCGGCCTCGGCGCCGGGAAGACCACGCTCGCGCGCGCAATCATCGCCGCACTGGGGCATGAGGGTGAAGTGCCCTCGCCGAGTTTTGCCATCGTCGAGGTCTATGATCCGGCCCCTCCCGGACAATCGGGCGTGCGCCTGCCCCTGGTCCATGCCGACTTCTACCGCCTGTCCCATCCTTCCGAGGCCGACGAGATCGGCCTTGACGACTATCGGCAGGGCGCTGCGCTGCTCGCCGAATGGCCGGATCATGCCGGAGGCTTCTCACATGAGCCGGGCTGCCTTTCAATCGCGCTGGAAGTTGCGGATGAGGGGCGGATCGCCATTGTCGAGCCGGGGGCTGATTGGCTAGGGCGGGAGCCGAAATGAGCACGAACCTCGCAGACCTTCCCGCCGACCTCGCACCCTTCCTCGCCCAGGCGGGGTGGGCTGGCGCCGCCGTAGAACCGCTTGCCGGGGACGCATCGTTCCGGCGCTACTTCCGCGTGACGCGCGCGGACGGGCAGACGGCGATGCTGATGGATGCCCCGCCGCCCAACGAGGATCCCACGCCTTTCCTGCGTGCCGCGCGCTGGCTCGATGCCAACGGGCTGCGGGCCCCCCGCATCCTTGCCGACTGGGCGGACCGCGGCCTCGTGCTGATCGAGGATTTCGGCCACGCACGGATGCGCGATTATCTCGACCAGTGGCCGGACGACGAAACCGCCGTCTACAAGGGCGCGGTCGATGTTCTGGCGCAGCTTCGCGAACTGCCGCCGGGACCGTTCCTCGACTATTCGATGAGCGAGTACCAGCGCGAGGTACGGCTGTTCGTGGACTGGTACTGCACCGCGCAGAACCTCTACGTCGATTCCGCCGGTTTCGTTGCCGCATGGGAAGCGGTTATGGGCGAACTGCTCCCCCGCCAGCGCCCCGGCGTGACCGTGCTGCGAGACTACCACGCAGAGAACATCATGCTGCTCGGCGCCCTGGAAAAGCAGGGGCTGCTCGATTTCCAGGACGCGCTGATCGGCCACCCGGCCTACGATCTCGTCTCGCTGCTCCAGGATGCGCGCCGCGATGTCTCGCCCGAACTGGAGGCCGAGATGTTCGACCATTATCTCCAGCTCACCGGCGTCGATCCCGAGACCTTCCTTGCCGATTACGCCCGCCTCGGCGCGCAGCGGAACACCAAGATCATCGGTATCTTCGTGCGTCTCTGGCGGCGTGACGGCAAGCCGCGTTATCTCGATCTCATCCCGCGCGTCTGGGCCATGCTCGAACGCGACCTCGCCCATCCGGCGCTGGAACCGGTGGCGCGCTGGTTCGATGCAAACATCCCGGCGCATCTGCGCCAGGCCAATGGCGGGAGCTACGCTGCATGAACGAGGTGAAGCTCGCCAGCGACACGGCGATGGTGCTTTCCGCCGGTCTCGGCAAGCGCATGCGCCCGCTTACCGCGACCCAGCCCAAGCCGCTGGTTCGCGTCGCTGGCAAGTCGCTGATCGACCACGCGCTGGACAAGCTCGATGCGGCGGGCATCGAAAAGGCGGTGGTCAACGTCCACTACCTTGCCGACGCGCTGGAAGGCCATCTCAAGGTGCGGCGCAAGGGCCCCGCGATCACGGTCTCGGACGAGCGTGACTGCCTGCTCGAAACCGGCGGCGGCATGGTCAAGGCCGAGGCGCTGCTGCCCGAGACTTTCTTCTGTCTCAACAGCGACAACATCTGGCTCGACGGGCCGGTGGACGTGTTCCACGAGCTTTCGCTGGCTTGGGATGCCGGAAGGATGGACGCGTTGCTGCTCATGGTGCCGCATCCGCGCGCGATGAATTATCGGGGCGACGGGGACTTCCATCTCGATCCCGTGGGCCGGGTGACGCGCCGCAAGCGCGGCCATGTCGCGCCGTTCATCTATTCCGGCATCCAGATCGTGTCGAAGCGCCTGTTGCGCGATGCGCCCGAAGGCCCGTTCTCGACCAACCTGCTGTGGAGCCGCGCGATCGAGGAGGGCCGCCTCTACGGTATCTCGCATACCGGCCTCTGGTTCGAGGTGGGCGAACCTTCCGCGATCAGGCCGACCGAGGAATGGCTGCCCCGTGCCTGAGCGGCACGGCCCGAAAATCTATTCCATTGCTGCGCACCGTGGTTTCGCCGACGCCCTGGTCGCGGGGCTGGTGCCGCGCTATTCCGAAGGTGAACTGGGCCTCGCGCGGCTGACCTTGCTGCTGCCGAGCCGCCGTGCGATCCGCACTGTTACCGAGGCGTTCGTCCGCCATTCGGGCACGACGGATCGGCCGGGGATGCTGTTGCCGCGCATGGTCGTGGTGGGCGATCTCGATCTCGACGAAACGCTGGGCCCACTGCTCGATCCGCTCGGCGCGGCCGAAATCGCGCCTGCTGCCGATCCGACGCGCCGCTGGCTGCGGCTTGCCCACTACTTGCGCGAGGTTGAGGGAGACGAGGCCGGAAAGGGGGCCGCCCTGCTGCGCCGTGCCTGGGAACTGGGCCGCACCATGGACAGGCTGCTGGTAGAGGGCATCGCGCCGATCGACCTCATCAGCGAGCGCGTGATCGGCATCGTCGGCGATCTTGCCGGTCACTGGACCGACAATACGCGCACCTTCCTGAAAGTGCAGCAATACTGGATCGCGGAACTGGCGGAACGCGGCGAGATCGACGCGCCTGAACGCCGCAACCTGCTGTTCGAACACGCCGCCCGCGAATGGGAGGCTACACCGCCCGCATATCCTGTCGTCGCCGCCGGCGTGACCAGCGCTTCGCCGTCGCTGGCAAGAATGCTGCGCGTGGTGAGCGAGCTGCCGGGCGGCAGCGTCGTCCTGCCGGACTTCGATCTGGCGCTTCCGCCGGAAGTCTGGGACGAACTCGGCACGGCAGGCAAGCCCGAACAACCGGACGATCCTCCGTTCGGCCGGGCCGATGCGGTCACGCATCCGCAGTACCACCTCAAGCTCCTGCTCAACCGCATGGGGATCGCGCGGGACGAGGTCGCGGCCTGGCATCGCTCCGGCTACGGCGCCTCTCCGGCCGAGCGCAGCACGGTGATATCGAACCTGTTCCTGCCGCCGCGCGCTTCGGCGGCCTGGGTCAGCCTTCCCGCCGAAAAACGTCGCCTGGCAGGGGTGCGGCTGATGGAAAGCACGCATCCCGAGCAGGAAGCGCAGGCCATTGCCGTGATGGTGCGCGAGGCGCTGGAAGTGCCGGAACGGCGCGTGGCGCTCATTACCCCGGATCGCGGCCTTGCCGGGAGGGTCGTCGCCCATCTTGAACGCTGGGGCATCACCGCGGACGATACGGCGGGACGTCCGCTCGCCCAGACAGCCGCAGGACGGCTCATGCTGTTGCTGGCTGAAGTTCTGGCCGAACAGGCGGCGCCGGTGCCGCTCATGGCGCTTCTGGTGCATCCGCTGGCTGGCGGCGGCGAAGGGCGTCCGCGCTGGCTGGAAAGTGCCCGCAAGCTCGATCTTGCCTTGCGGGGGCCGCGTCCCGGCGCGGGTCTTGCCCCTCTC encodes:
- a CDS encoding aminoglycoside phosphotransferase family protein — translated: MSTNLADLPADLAPFLAQAGWAGAAVEPLAGDASFRRYFRVTRADGQTAMLMDAPPPNEDPTPFLRAARWLDANGLRAPRILADWADRGLVLIEDFGHARMRDYLDQWPDDETAVYKGAVDVLAQLRELPPGPFLDYSMSEYQREVRLFVDWYCTAQNLYVDSAGFVAAWEAVMGELLPRQRPGVTVLRDYHAENIMLLGALEKQGLLDFQDALIGHPAYDLVSLLQDARRDVSPELEAEMFDHYLQLTGVDPETFLADYARLGAQRNTKIIGIFVRLWRRDGKPRYLDLIPRVWAMLERDLAHPALEPVARWFDANIPAHLRQANGGSYAA
- the tsaE gene encoding tRNA (adenosine(37)-N6)-threonylcarbamoyltransferase complex ATPase subunit type 1 TsaE: MKIALPDLAAMERFGRAIAEQLRPDDVVALTGGLGAGKTTLARAIIAALGHEGEVPSPSFAIVEVYDPAPPGQSGVRLPLVHADFYRLSHPSEADEIGLDDYRQGAALLAEWPDHAGGFSHEPGCLSIALEVADEGRIAIVEPGADWLGREPK
- a CDS encoding nucleotidyltransferase family protein, with protein sequence MNEVKLASDTAMVLSAGLGKRMRPLTATQPKPLVRVAGKSLIDHALDKLDAAGIEKAVVNVHYLADALEGHLKVRRKGPAITVSDERDCLLETGGGMVKAEALLPETFFCLNSDNIWLDGPVDVFHELSLAWDAGRMDALLLMVPHPRAMNYRGDGDFHLDPVGRVTRRKRGHVAPFIYSGIQIVSKRLLRDAPEGPFSTNLLWSRAIEEGRLYGISHTGLWFEVGEPSAIRPTEEWLPRA
- a CDS encoding sensor histidine kinase codes for the protein MDQDRLVPLLIGLLLAVWMLAAAWAVLSARSRQKRAENQLRSARRLGRMVEESPALPLLVRSDGRIEASPRLAQWLGLDGVPQFLSELDTGERGLPAEKLEELTEAVRRTQKTAAPFRMVLTPRGSTRSLALRGHLADPQVSPGGAALVWVFDFSDSETELTRLRDEASRARGDFTALVSLIEAAPMPMWFRRPDGELQLVNSAYVAAVGGDSAQGVVASGTELIENVDGLTPAQVARVAAEKGAPIQRIVSTTINGQRRAMRVSDLPLGEDGVAGYAVDIEDLEEMSRSFRAFREAQRGLLDQLSAGVAQFDAKKRLTFANQPFQRLFKLSAHTMQDLPAFERLLDAARDAGRVPEARDFPAWRREKAAWFASGDASEEAWTLADGTHLRIVAQPVPDGGLMLIAEDRTEQLRLSAVRDTLLRTRTATFDSLFESIAVFAPDGRMQIWNRRFAADWGLDSDFLDTHPHMQDLLKKIAPRLKRPAEAETVGGVVRTATLDRAQKGGRIALADGRMLEFAGVPLPDGNGLLAVLDITDSQKAEAALRESNAALIEADTIKTRFLAKMSYELRTPLTSIGGFAELLEAGVGGDLSDSGREYVGAILTSVEQLGDHIDSLLDLSQGEAGLLPLKKEEIDPMPFIRSVVEERASRLQKAGLVLDLQASGLLRPISGDRKRLARAVGHLVDNAIAASRRGQRVLVQLGRRKSGDGEWLQILVQDQGEGMDTRSVALALDGMKTSADGKSVERSQGLGLPLARQLVEAHGGALRLVSEPGKGTSALVELP